The proteins below are encoded in one region of Kogia breviceps isolate mKogBre1 chromosome 8, mKogBre1 haplotype 1, whole genome shotgun sequence:
- the FBXO10 gene encoding F-box only protein 10 isoform X16 — translation MPAWFSPFMFKTTSGHVQFDNCNFENGHIQVHGPGTCQVKFCTFKNTHVFLHNVPLCVLENCEFVGSENNSVTVEGHPSSENNWAYTHLLGLIRSSPSVLPTEDSDSLMSLDLESRDQAWSPRTCGIVIEGSQSPTSPATGSPKAGSQEAEVGSDGERVARTPDSSDGGLSSSGEDEDEDQLTYRLSYQVQGPRPVLGGSFLGPPLPGASIQLPSCLVLNSLHQELQKDREAMALASSVQGCLIRKCLFRDGKGGVFVCSYGRAKMEGNIFRNLTYAVRCIHNSKIIMLRNHIHHCRASGIFLRLEGGGLIAGNNIYDNAEAGVDIRKKSNPLILCNQIHHGLRSGIVVLGNGKGIIRNNQIFSNKEAGIYILYHGNPVVSRNHIFKGSAAGIAVNENGRGLITENVIRENQWGGVDIRRGGLPILRSNLICFGYSDGVVVGDEGKGLLEGNTIYANKGCGVWMMSSSLPHVTSNHVSYNGLYGVAVFSQKDGSGESPGGHVAHENFGEDGDATWETELEKDDDLLRRPITAALVESNTVNHNGASGVYVQSSEVLHVITNVIHANGDRGITVAQNSQLTCVANNSISCNHQSGVKVEAQCKVEFRGNGIYDNRGHGIITKGDSTVIENDIIGNWGSGLQLLPTSDTKVIKNRIHSFRAYGIAVQGHAKALLQENTVFQGKTNRTIFQQISNNQECIMQNNKFLVFKKKSDTWRLANPPARPHLENSLRGPSAAHSGQEVTAMATRITAHVEGGYHSKRSILCTIL, via the exons TGGGCAGTGAAAACAACTCTGTGACTGTTGAGGGCCACCCATCCTCAGAAAACAACTGGGCCTACACGCATCTCTTAGGGCTTATCAGGTCCTCTCCCAGCGTGCTCCCGACAGAGGACTCTGACTCTTTAATGTCCTTGGACCTGGAAAGCAGGGACCAGGCCTGGAGCCCAAGAACCTGTGGCATAGTCATTGAGGGTAGCCAGAGCCCTACCAGCCCAGCAACTGGCTCCCCCAAGGCTGGCTCAcaggaggcagaggtgggcagCGATGGGGAAAGGGTGGCCCGGACCCCAGACAGCAGCGATGGAGGCCTGAGTTCCAGCggtgaggatgaggatgaggacCAGCTCACGTACAGACTGTCCTACCAAGTGCAGGGCCCGCGGCCCGTCCTGGGGGGCTCCTTTTTGGGCCCACCACTGCCGGGAGCATCCATCCAGCTGCCCAGCTGCCTGGTGCTGAACTCACTACACCAGGAGCTGCAGAAGGACAGGGAGGCCATGGCGCTGGCCAGCTCTGTGCAGGGCTGCCTCATCCGCAAGTGCCTGTTCCGGGACGGGAAGGGAGGCGTCTTCGTTTGCTCTTATGGCCGAGCCAAGATGGAAGGAAACATCTTCCGGAACCTGACTTATGCGGTGCGATGTATACATAACAGCAAG ATCATCATGCTCAGGAACCACATTCACCACTGCAGAGCATCAGGCATCTTTCTTCGCTTGGAGGGCGGAGGCCTGATCGCTGGCAACAACATTTATGACAACGCGGAGGCCGGTGTAGACATCCGGAAAAAGTCCAACCCTCTCATTCTG TGTAACCAGATCCACCACGGCCTTCGCTCTGGCATTGTTGTCCTTGGCAATGGGAAAGGCATCATCCGGAATAATCAAATCTTTTCAAACAAGGAGGCTGGCATTTACATCCTGTACCACGGAAATCCTGTCGTGAG CCGGAACCACATTTTCAAGGGCAGTGCAGCAGGCATAGCTGTGAATGAGAATGGCAGAGGCCTCATCACAG AAAATGTCATCCGAGAGAATCAGTGGGGAGGTGTGGACATCCGCCGAGGAGGGCTCCCCATCCTCAGGAGCAACCTcatctgctttggctattccgaTGGTGTTGTTGTCGGGGATGAAGGCAAAGGCCTGCTAGAAGGAAACACCATCTACG CTAATAAGGGCTGTGGTGTGTGGATGATGTCGTCCAGCCTGCCCCACGTCACCAGCAACCACGTCAGCTACAATGGCCTGTATGGAGTGGCAGTGTTCAGCCAGAAGGATGGCTCCGGGGAGTCCCCTGGAGGCCACGTGGCCCACGAGAACTTCGGCGAGGACGGGGACGCCACCTGGGAGACGGAGCTGGAGAAGGATGATGACCTGCTGCGCCGGCCCATCACCGCAGCTCTGGTCGAGTCTAACACTGTTAATCACAATGGAG CTTCAGGAGTCTATGTCCAGAGTAGCGAGGTGCTGCACGTCATCACCAATGTGATCCATGCTAACGGGGACAGAGGCATCACTGTGGCCCAGAACAGCCAGCTCACCTGTGTGGCCAACAACAGCATCTCCTGCAATCACCAGAGTGGGGTCAAGGTCGAGGCCCAGTGCAAAGTGGAGTTCCGAGGCAATGGTATCTATGACAACAGAGGCCATGGCATCATCACCAAGGGTGACAGCACCGTCATTGAAAACGACATCATTGGCAACTGGGGTAGCGGGCTGCAGCTGCTGCCCACGTCCGACACgaag GTAATAAAGAACCGGATCCATTCGTTCCGGGCCTACGGCATTGCTGTGCAGGGCCATGCCAAGGCTCTGCTGCAGGAGAACACCGTCTTCCAGGGCAAGACCAACAGGACCATCTTTCAGCAGATCTCAAACAACCAAGAATGCATCATGCAGAACAACAAGTTCTTGGTCTTCAAGAAAAA GTCTGATACGTGGCGCCTGGCGAACCCACCAGCACGGCCTCACCTTGAAAACTCTCTCCGAGGCCCCTCTGCTGCCCACAGTGGGCAGGAGGTGACAGCTATGGCAACCAGGATCACAGCCCATGTGGAAGGTGGTTACCACAGCAAACGCAGCATCCTCTGCACCATCCTGTAA
- the FBXO10 gene encoding F-box only protein 10 isoform X18, which produces MPAWFSPFMFKTTSGHVQFDNCNFENGHIQVHGPGTCQVKFCTFKNTHVFLHNVPLCVLENCEFVGSENNSVTVEGHPSSENNWAYTHLLGLIRSSPSVLPTEDSDSLMSLDLESRDQAWSPRTCGIVIEGSQSPTSPATGSPKAGSQEAEVGSDGERVARTPDSSDGGLSSSGEDEDEDQLTYRLSYQVQGPRPVLGGSFLGPPLPGASIQLPSCLVLNSLHQELQKDREAMALASSVQGCLIRKCLFRDGKGGVFVCSYGRAKMEGNIFRNLTYAVRCIHNSKVRCIHNNKIIMLRNHIHHCRASGIFLRLEGGGLIAGNNIYDNAEAGVDIRKKSNPLILCNQIHHGLRSGIVVLGNGKGIIRNNQIFSNKEAGIYILYHGNPVVSRNHIFKGSAAGIAVNENGRGLITENVIRENQWGGVDIRRGGLPILRSNLICFGYSDGVVVGDEGKGLLEGNTIYANKGCGVWMMSSSLPHVTSNHVSYNGLYGVAVFSQKDGSGESPGGHVAHENFGEDGDATWETELEKDDDLLRRPITAALVESNTVNHNGASGVYVQSSEVLHVITNVIHANGDRGITVAQNSQLTCVANNSISCNHQSGVKVEAQCKVEFRGNGIYDNRGHGIITKGDSTVIENDIIGNWGSGLQLLPTSDTKVIKNRIHSFRAYGIAVQGHAKALLQENTVFQGKTNRTIFQQISNNQECIMQNNKFLVFKKKSDTWRLANPPARPHLENSLRGPSAAHSGQEVTAMATRITAHVEGGYHSKRSILCTIL; this is translated from the exons TGGGCAGTGAAAACAACTCTGTGACTGTTGAGGGCCACCCATCCTCAGAAAACAACTGGGCCTACACGCATCTCTTAGGGCTTATCAGGTCCTCTCCCAGCGTGCTCCCGACAGAGGACTCTGACTCTTTAATGTCCTTGGACCTGGAAAGCAGGGACCAGGCCTGGAGCCCAAGAACCTGTGGCATAGTCATTGAGGGTAGCCAGAGCCCTACCAGCCCAGCAACTGGCTCCCCCAAGGCTGGCTCAcaggaggcagaggtgggcagCGATGGGGAAAGGGTGGCCCGGACCCCAGACAGCAGCGATGGAGGCCTGAGTTCCAGCggtgaggatgaggatgaggacCAGCTCACGTACAGACTGTCCTACCAAGTGCAGGGCCCGCGGCCCGTCCTGGGGGGCTCCTTTTTGGGCCCACCACTGCCGGGAGCATCCATCCAGCTGCCCAGCTGCCTGGTGCTGAACTCACTACACCAGGAGCTGCAGAAGGACAGGGAGGCCATGGCGCTGGCCAGCTCTGTGCAGGGCTGCCTCATCCGCAAGTGCCTGTTCCGGGACGGGAAGGGAGGCGTCTTCGTTTGCTCTTATGGCCGAGCCAAGATGGAAGGAAACATCTTCCGGAACCTGACTTATGCGGTGCGATGTATACATAACAGCAAGGTGCGATGTATACATAATAACAAG ATCATCATGCTCAGGAACCACATTCACCACTGCAGAGCATCAGGCATCTTTCTTCGCTTGGAGGGCGGAGGCCTGATCGCTGGCAACAACATTTATGACAACGCGGAGGCCGGTGTAGACATCCGGAAAAAGTCCAACCCTCTCATTCTG TGTAACCAGATCCACCACGGCCTTCGCTCTGGCATTGTTGTCCTTGGCAATGGGAAAGGCATCATCCGGAATAATCAAATCTTTTCAAACAAGGAGGCTGGCATTTACATCCTGTACCACGGAAATCCTGTCGTGAG CCGGAACCACATTTTCAAGGGCAGTGCAGCAGGCATAGCTGTGAATGAGAATGGCAGAGGCCTCATCACAG AAAATGTCATCCGAGAGAATCAGTGGGGAGGTGTGGACATCCGCCGAGGAGGGCTCCCCATCCTCAGGAGCAACCTcatctgctttggctattccgaTGGTGTTGTTGTCGGGGATGAAGGCAAAGGCCTGCTAGAAGGAAACACCATCTACG CTAATAAGGGCTGTGGTGTGTGGATGATGTCGTCCAGCCTGCCCCACGTCACCAGCAACCACGTCAGCTACAATGGCCTGTATGGAGTGGCAGTGTTCAGCCAGAAGGATGGCTCCGGGGAGTCCCCTGGAGGCCACGTGGCCCACGAGAACTTCGGCGAGGACGGGGACGCCACCTGGGAGACGGAGCTGGAGAAGGATGATGACCTGCTGCGCCGGCCCATCACCGCAGCTCTGGTCGAGTCTAACACTGTTAATCACAATGGAG CTTCAGGAGTCTATGTCCAGAGTAGCGAGGTGCTGCACGTCATCACCAATGTGATCCATGCTAACGGGGACAGAGGCATCACTGTGGCCCAGAACAGCCAGCTCACCTGTGTGGCCAACAACAGCATCTCCTGCAATCACCAGAGTGGGGTCAAGGTCGAGGCCCAGTGCAAAGTGGAGTTCCGAGGCAATGGTATCTATGACAACAGAGGCCATGGCATCATCACCAAGGGTGACAGCACCGTCATTGAAAACGACATCATTGGCAACTGGGGTAGCGGGCTGCAGCTGCTGCCCACGTCCGACACgaag GTAATAAAGAACCGGATCCATTCGTTCCGGGCCTACGGCATTGCTGTGCAGGGCCATGCCAAGGCTCTGCTGCAGGAGAACACCGTCTTCCAGGGCAAGACCAACAGGACCATCTTTCAGCAGATCTCAAACAACCAAGAATGCATCATGCAGAACAACAAGTTCTTGGTCTTCAAGAAAAA GTCTGATACGTGGCGCCTGGCGAACCCACCAGCACGGCCTCACCTTGAAAACTCTCTCCGAGGCCCCTCTGCTGCCCACAGTGGGCAGGAGGTGACAGCTATGGCAACCAGGATCACAGCCCATGTGGAAGGTGGTTACCACAGCAAACGCAGCATCCTCTGCACCATCCTGTAA